Proteins encoded in a region of the Deltaproteobacteria bacterium genome:
- a CDS encoding VanZ family protein, with protein MAKESGWRLVGADLFHKIERWLPPRRAQYLAIFYVVFIYATLPIMRPILNFLKGNLGESFSLGVYLFLLLLAIGLIYLFLKQGRGWRPFTSLVSLLAATAYILTKIEYPEERVHFLEYAILGVLLYFALHEMIQGRRVFFFIPALVFLVGCGDEIIQWILPNRVYDPRDILMNFTGGILGELILIAFRPELIRRKEGVSPT; from the coding sequence ATGGCCAAAGAATCTGGTTGGAGACTGGTGGGCGCTGACCTTTTCCATAAAATAGAACGATGGCTGCCCCCCAGAAGGGCCCAATATCTGGCGATCTTTTATGTGGTTTTTATCTACGCAACCCTCCCGATAATGAGGCCCATCTTGAATTTTCTGAAGGGCAACTTAGGCGAATCCTTTTCTTTAGGCGTTTATCTTTTCCTTCTCTTGCTAGCCATAGGGCTTATCTACCTCTTTTTGAAGCAAGGGAGGGGATGGAGACCTTTTACATCGCTTGTCAGTCTCTTAGCGGCCACCGCCTATATCCTTACTAAGATCGAGTATCCAGAGGAAAGGGTCCACTTTTTGGAGTATGCCATATTGGGGGTTCTCTTGTACTTTGCCTTGCATGAGATGATCCAGGGGAGGAGGGTTTTTTTCTTTATCCCTGCACTTGTCTTCCTTGTTGGTTGTGGGGACGAGATTATCCAGTGGATCTTGCCTAACAGGGTCTATGACCCCAGGGACATCTTGATGAACTTTACCGGAGGGATATTGGGTGAGTTGATCCTCATTGCCTTTAGGCCCGAGTTGATAAGGAGAAAAGAGGGTGTTTCTCCGACTTAA